A genomic segment from Bufo bufo chromosome 8, aBufBuf1.1, whole genome shotgun sequence encodes:
- the LOC120977111 gene encoding 3-galactosyl-N-acetylglucosaminide 4-alpha-L-fucosyltransferase FUT3-like produces the protein MQSKAAIELHHKEKSVSAMGNQYPIFISVFLFIIFLLSYNWKHIDHYFKCQRCPDTTMMLHKEVQNVTTTTSPPIISPPKETLLLVWNWPWGARFPLDKCETEYRIKGCKLSADRGLYSAADAVIIHHADVMGNRNALPQQPRNPYQRWIWLNLEPPLIISNLGMLDNLFNLTMTFRRDSDIYNPYGHIESLEESQNFTIPAKSKLVSWVVSKWYPGIRRIAYYEELKKHISIDIYGARHMKLSTEKFHSTISQYKFYLAFENSVYPDYITEKLWINALGSWTVPVVLGASRENYEQYIPGDAFIHVDDFPTAKELAAYLLELEKDDEKYRKYFNWRSRHRVSPWKGWPYSYCKACEKIQQGPRYQVIRSVAKWFL, from the exons atgcaaagtaaagctgccattgaacttcatcacaag GAAAAAAGTGTATCTGCAATGGGCAATCAATATCCAATCTTCATATCTGTCTTCTTATTCATCATATTCCTTCTTTCATATAACTGGAAACACATTGACCATTATTTCAAATGTCAAAGATGTCCAGATACAACAATGATGCTACATAAAGAGGTCCAAAATGTCACAACAACAACCAGCCCACCAATCATTTCTCCACCAAAAGAAACTCTTCTCCTGGTTTGGAACTGGCCATGGGGGGCCAGATTTCCTTTAGATAAGTGTGAGACAGAATATAGAATTAAGGGGTGTAAGCTATCTGCAGATAGAGGTTTGTATAGTGCGGCTGATGCAGTCATCATCCACCATGCAGATGTTATGGGCAATAGAAATGCATTGCCCCAACAGCCAAGAAATCCTTATCAACGTTGGATATGGCTCAACTTGGAGCCACCACTAATTATCTCAAACCTGGGCATGCTGGATAATTTGTTCAACTTGACAATGACGTTCCGTCGCGATTCAGATATTTATAATCCATATGGCCATATTGAATCATTAGAAGAATCTCAAAACTTCACTATTCCAGCAAAGTCTAAGTTGGTATCTTGGGTGGTGAGCAAATGGTACCCTGGTATACGTCGTATCGCTTATTATGAAGAGCTGAAAAAGCACATATCTATTGATATTTATGGGGCCAGACATATGAAACTGAGCACAGAGAAGTTTCATTCAACGATTTCTCAGTACAAATTCTACTTGGCATTCGAGAATTCTGTCTATCCAGATTATATCACGGAAAAACTATGGATTAACGCTCTGGGTTCATGGACAGTTCCAGTTGTACTGGGTGCCTCTCGTGAAAACTATGAACAGTATATACCTGGAGATGCCTTCATACATGTTGATGACTTTCCAACTGCAAAGGAACTAGCTGCCTACCTACTTGAATTAGAAAAGGATGATGAGAAATATAGAAAGTATTTCAACTGGAGATCCCGACATAGGGTGAGCCCTTGGAAGGGATGGCCATATTCTTACTGTAAAGCTTGTGAGAAAATACAACAGGGTCCAAGATATCAGGTCATTCGTAGTGTGGCAAAGTGGTTTCTGTAA